A segment of the Flavobacterium azooxidireducens genome:
AATTTTTTTTATGAAAGTATGTGAAGAAATTAAAATTACCATACTATTACAATCCGCATTTTTAAATTTACTTTATATTTGTAGTTTAAATTGTTAATACTATGACAACTATAACCTTAAACATCAACGAAAAAACAGAAAAAGGAAAAGCTTTATTGGCTTTTTTGAAAGCTTTTTATGAAGAAAAAGAAGTTGTTCATATCGTTGAAGAACCCAAAAGCCCTTATAATAAAGAATTTGTTGCTAAAATTGAAAAAGCAAGAAAGGAAATTATTGATGGAAAAACAACAATAATCGAAGCTGACTCTATATGGGAAGGTATAGAATAGAAATTACAGAAAATGCAAAAAAAGATTTTCTAAAACACAAAAAATCCGGCAACAAAGCAGTTCTTAATAAAATTGATAAAATATACAAGGAATTAAAAGAACATCCATACACCGGCACTGGTAAACCTGAACCTTTAAAACACGAATTTCAAGGTCTTTGGTCGAGAAGAATTAATCAAAAAGATCGATTAATTTATGAAGTTAAAGAAGATATCGTAACCGTTTATGTTCTTTCTGCTATGGGACATTATGATGACAAATAATGTCGTAAAATTCTAACAAAAAACGATTAAGGTTCACTAAGCCAACAAAACTTAATGAACCTTAATCACTTAATGGTGTTAAATATAAATCTGATTTTTATTTTTCTCTAATGTAAATATCAATCGGAACTCCTGAAAAATCCCAGTTTTCACGAATTTTGTTTTCTAAGAAACGTTTGTACGCTTCTTTGACATATTGTGGCAAATTGGCAAAAAACACAAACTGTGGTGTTGGTGTTGGCAATTGCATACAATATTTAATCTTAACATATTTTCCTTTTAAAGCGGGTGGCGGATAGGTTTCGATTAATTTCAACATATAATCGTTGAATTTAGAAGTCGAAATGCGTTGTTTTCTGTTTTCGTACACTTTTACGGTTTCTTCTAAAGCTTTTAGCAAACGTTGTTTCGTTAAAGCAGAAACGAATAATATAGTTACATCTGTAAAAGGTTCTAATTCTTTTTTGATTTTATTTTCATAGTCGCGAGTGGACATCGTGTCTTTTTCGACTAAATCCCACTTGTTAACCAAAATGATGATTCCTTTTCTGTTTTTGGCGGCTAACCAGAAGATACTTTGGTCTTGACCTTCAAAACCACGGGTGGCATCGATCATTAAAATACAAACATCGGAATGCTCGATGGCACGCACAGAACGCATCACAGAATAGAATTCCAAATCTTCTTTTACTTTTGCTTTTCTGCGAATTCCGGCGGTATCGACTAAGTTGAATTCGAAACCAAAACGGTCATATTTTGTATCGATGGAATCGCGGGTTGTTCCGGCAACATCGGTTACAATGTATCGGTCAACACCAATTAATGCATTGATAAAACTTGATTTTCCGGCATTTGGACGACCTACAACAGCAAAACGAGGTAATTCGATTTCTTCTTGTGTTGGTTCGGGTTTGTTTGGAAAAACGTTGATTAATTCGTCTAATAACTCTCCTGTTCCACTTCCGGATGTGCTGGAAATGGTGATGAATTCCCCTAAACCAAGGTTGTAGAATTCGTATGCATCTTTTTCACGCATAGCATTATCTACTTTATTGACAACAACAATAACGGGTTTGGTAATTTTACGAAGTAATTTTGCCACTTCATCATCCATTGGTGTAATGCCTTCTTCTACATCTACAACAAACATAATTACATCAGCTTCGTCGATGGCTAATTCTACTTGTTTGCGGATTTCTGCTTCAAAAATATCATCGGATCCTTTGATATAACCACCGGTATCGATAACCGAAAATTCTTTTCCGTTCCATTCACTCTTTCCATAATTTCGGTCGCGGGTAACACCACTCACGGAATCAACAATGGCTTCTCTTCGTTTGATTAAACGATTAAAAAGTGTTGATTTCCCTACGTTTGGTCTTCCGACAATGGCAACAATAGTACTCATAGTTCTAAATTCTAATATTTTGCAAAGGTAGTCTTTTTTGTTTGAAGTTTAAATGTTGATTTTTATCACTTTACTTTGTTTGGAGCAGGGTTTGCGTTAAGGATGGAAGTGGAACTCTTTTTTTGCCCTGAGCGGTTTGAATGTTGGGCAAAAAAAAGTGGGAACGGACAGCCTGACCTGGAGCTTGCGGAAGGGAACGCCCAAGAATTGATTGTTGGATTTTTGGATTGTTCGATTATTAGATTTTTGGATTTTTGGATTTTTGATTGGGTGTAAAAATAAAGTGGTTTGTTTTCCGTTTAAAGTTAATATTTCGTAAATTAGTATTTAATTTTATTACCCATTTTTATGAATTTAGATGACCAATTACCGTTGCGGTATCGATTTGATAAGGTGGTAACTAAGTCCTACGAATCGATTTTGGCCAGTTGTGAAAAGTTGAAAGAAACGGTGGAGCCGGATTATAAAATCAAGATTTCGGGTCATCATATTTGGTTGCATATTGGTTTGTTGCAGCGTGAAAAACATTCGCCGCATTTGCATTTGGAGATTGAAAAAATGGAAGACGGCAATACGTTTGTTCGCGGATTATTTGGTCCCGATCCGGTTTTGTGGACGATGTTTATGTTCCTTCACTTTGTGGTGGGCGGGATTTTTGTGATTTTTACAGTGATTGCGTTTTCAAAATGGTCGCTCGATCAATCATACAAATTTGATTTGTTGGTGATGTTTGCGATGGTGAATGCATGGTTTTTGTTATATTTTATTGCACGATTGAATCGGAAAAAAGGGTTGAAACAAGCGAGGGAGTTGGAGGTGTTGATGGAGAAAATTTTGGAGTGATTTTTTGTCGCTTCGCTTTTTTAATGGAACACGGATTGTATGGATTTAATAGATTATCACGGATTTTGATAGCTTGGCTATAATGGATAAAAAAGGATTTATAACTGCTAATTTAGAAGTTATTTCAACGTCTCGTCTCCCCTCTCCTTTGGAGAGGGGTTGGGGGTGAGGATTAAACGGATTTTTACTAAATTTTTATGAGATTCCTCATTCTTCGGAATGACAAGATTGCGGAGAAAAACTCCAAACTATTAACTCCCAACAGGAAACTGTGACTAAAAACTACTTCTGATTATACCCCAATCTTCTCAACTGAAACGCATTGCTACGCCAGTCTTTGCTGACTTTCACGAAGAGTTCGATGTGGATTTGTTTTCCGAAAAATTTTTCTAAATCTTCGCGGGCTTGCATACCTACTCTTTTTAAAGCAGCTCCTTTGTGACCAATGATAATTCCTTTTTGCGTATCGCGTTCAACCATTATTAAAGAACGAATACGGATAATGTTCTCGTCTTCGATAAATTCTTCGGTTTCTACCTCAACAGCATACGGAATTTCTTTATCGTAGTTGATAAGGATTTTTTCACGAATGGTTTCGTTTACAAAAAAACGTTCGGGTTTATCCGTAAGTGTATCTTTTGGATAATACGGTGGTGATTCGGGTAATAAAGAGATAATACGA
Coding sequences within it:
- a CDS encoding DUF2683 family protein gives rise to the protein MTTITLNINEKTEKGKALLAFLKAFYEEKEVVHIVEEPKSPYNKEFVAKIEKARKEIIDGKTTIIEADSIWEGIE
- a CDS encoding Txe/YoeB family addiction module toxin: MGRYRIEITENAKKDFLKHKKSGNKAVLNKIDKIYKELKEHPYTGTGKPEPLKHEFQGLWSRRINQKDRLIYEVKEDIVTVYVLSAMGHYDDK
- the der gene encoding ribosome biogenesis GTPase Der, with the translated sequence MSTIVAIVGRPNVGKSTLFNRLIKRREAIVDSVSGVTRDRNYGKSEWNGKEFSVIDTGGYIKGSDDIFEAEIRKQVELAIDEADVIMFVVDVEEGITPMDDEVAKLLRKITKPVIVVVNKVDNAMREKDAYEFYNLGLGEFITISSTSGSGTGELLDELINVFPNKPEPTQEEIELPRFAVVGRPNAGKSSFINALIGVDRYIVTDVAGTTRDSIDTKYDRFGFEFNLVDTAGIRRKAKVKEDLEFYSVMRSVRAIEHSDVCILMIDATRGFEGQDQSIFWLAAKNRKGIIILVNKWDLVEKDTMSTRDYENKIKKELEPFTDVTILFVSALTKQRLLKALEETVKVYENRKQRISTSKFNDYMLKLIETYPPPALKGKYVKIKYCMQLPTPTPQFVFFANLPQYVKEAYKRFLENKIRENWDFSGVPIDIYIREK